From the genome of Gopherus evgoodei ecotype Sinaloan lineage chromosome 5, rGopEvg1_v1.p, whole genome shotgun sequence, one region includes:
- the LOC115651953 gene encoding uncharacterized protein LOC115651953 — protein MLAAQWSQLSQAEKQKYIKEAEKDKQRYMKELKAYQDSEAYQAFLERRAVHKVKTLCGTISIGSRSENEALALSTIDRDESNDLYCRTCNQFFSSFHNKKEHLMGKQHLQNLTGEFEKETAEFSKHQKLQEEKEEKEESEEEIDSTDVFQFGGLTFQKNFASSDFCFLQEFIFRLLKFKEFELCELKRSLTKAYEEQESLKKQLEDLKNQQLKLEMDFASIKAYSGTLEKEFENLNMVPMLFQFHLQIVDTRLQSTGTRPGAEPWADCQYPRLAGGLSRFGGPDPDWLGAGWLERQTSSGRGQQLVSQAGRGPGPRLAGGRQPEPQTSIELRLPTLALD, from the exons ATGCTGGCTGCTCAATGGTCTCAACTTTCTCAAGCAGAAAAGCAA AAATATATTAAAGAAGCAGAAAAGGATAAGCAAAGATATATGAAAGAATTGAAAGCCTATCAAGACTCTGAAGCCTATCAAGCTTTCTTAGAGAGAAGAGCAGTTCACAAAGTGAAGACGCTGTGTG GAACAATATCTATAGGAAGTAGATCTGAGAATGAAGCTCTTGCTTTGTCAACAATAGAT AGAGATGAAAGCAATGACTTGTATTGTCGGACATGTAACCAGTTTTTCAGTTCTTTTCATAACAAGAAAGAACACCTTATGGGAAAGCAACACTTACAGAATTTAACAG GAGAGTTTGAGAAAGAAACTGCTGAGTTCTCTAAACATCAGAAACTGCaagaagaaaaggaggaaaaagaagagtcAGAAGAAGAAATTGACTCTACAGATGTGTTTCAGTTTGGGGGCCTGACCTTCCAGAAGAACTTTGCGtcatctgatttttgttttttgcaggagTTTATCTTCAGACTTCTGAAAT tTAAAGAGTTTGAACTTTGTGAACTAAAAAGAAGTTTGACAAAGGCATATGAAGaacaggaaagtttaaaaaagcagTTGGAGGATCTAAAG AATCAGCAGCTGAAGTTGGAAATGGATTTTGCATCCATAAAGGCATATAGCGGTACTTTAGAAAAAGAGTTTGAAAATTTAAATATGGTTCCAATGCTGTTCCAGTTTCATCTGCAAATAGTGGATACTA ggctgcagagcactggaaccaggccaggagcagagccgtgGGCTGACTGCCAgtaccccaggctggcaggagggctGAGCAGGTTCGGAGGCCCAGACCCTgactggctgggggctgggtggctggaacgccagaccagcagcggacggggccagcagctggtatcccaggctggcagggggccaggacccaggctggcagggggcaggcagccggaaccccagaccagcatcGAGCTCAGATTGCCGACCCTGGCACTAGACTGA